TCCAAGTCGCTATTCTGCCAATGAATATGCATAAATCTTTCCGCGTGAAAGATCTGGCGGAATCTCTGTACGATAGCCTGCGCGCTAAAGGTATCGACGTGATTATGGATGACCGCAAAGAGCGTCCAGGCGTGATGTTTGCCGATATGGAGCTAATTGGTGTACCGCATACCATCGTTATCGGTGACCGTAATCTCGACAGCGATGAAATTGAATATAAGCATCGCCGCAGCGGCGACAAACAAATGATTAAAACCGGTGAAATCGAAGATTTCTTACTGGCTCGAATCAAACGCTAGGGTCGTTTGTTAGAGAATGAAAAAGGCCGACAGCAATGTCGGCCTTTTTGTTACTAAATGATTCAACGTTAAATCACTGTGCCGCAGCGGCAGCTGGAACGCTTGTCTCGGCAGTAGCCCAAGGCATGATAGGCACTGCGCTGATGGCGTTCTTCGGAGAACCATCCACAACTTTGTCGGAATACGTCAGATAGACTAAAGCGTTGCGAGCAGGATCGTAAAAACGGACCACCTGTAGTTTTTTAAACACCAATGAAGTGCGTTTACGGAAAACAACTTCTCCATCAGATTTCTTATTCTTGATCTTTTCGCTTATTGCGATTGGCCCTACTTGCTGGCAAGAGATCGCGGCATCAGCAGTATCTTCTGCTAATCCCAAGCCACCTTTAATGCCGCCCGTTTTAGCTCGGCTGATGTAGCAGGTCACATTTTTAATGTCTGGATCGTCAAATGCCTCAACCACAATTTTATGGTCAGGCCCCAGAATTTTAAACACTGTATCAACTGAACCGATCTGTTCTGCGTGAGCGGCAGAAAGCATCGCAGTCATTGTGAAACATAACCCTACAAAAAATTTGTTCACCTAAGTACCTCGGATAATTATAATCACGCCAGTTATTAATAAAACAAACGCAATTACATACTATATAAAAGATCTAAATCTTACAGCACGGCTCACACCTGCATAGCACTCTTTGCGCTGAAAAAACCTTAATATAAGTTTAAGGCGCAAAAAATTGCTATTATGCCGTTTAGTTGCTGTATACGATCATTACTGCTTTTGAGGATGCTATATGGATCAGGCCAGTATTATTCGTGACCTGTTAAGCTGGTTGGAAGGACACCTAGACCAACCACTATCGCTCGATAACGTCGCAGCCAAAGCGGGATATTCTAAATGGCACCTGCAACGAATGTTCAAAGAAGTCACTGGTCAAGCCATTGGGGCCTATATACGCGCACGCCGTTTATCTAAGGCCGCCGTGGCACTGCGATTGACCAGTCGCCCAATTTTAGATATCGCACTGCAATACCGTTTTGACTCGCAACAGACTTTCACTCGCGCCTTTAAGAAGCAGTTTAATCAAACTCCTGCGCTTTATCGCCGTGCGGAAGATTGGCATGCTTACGGAATGTGCCCACCGATTCGTCTCGGTCTAAGCAATTTGATTCAACCTGAGTTTATAACATTGCCAAGCATATCATTAGTCGGCATCACACAATGTTATACCTGTACGTTGGAGCAAATTAGTAAAGTCCGTACCGAACTGCGTAGCCAGTTCTGGCACGATTTCCTGCACGATGTGAAAAACATCCCGCCGGTTCTATATGGCTTACACCACTCTCGCCCAAGTTTGGATAAAGACGACGAGCAAGAAGTGTTGTATACCACTGCGCTGGAGATTGAGCATTTACCGCTTGATGTCACTAAAGAAGTGCAGTCTATAACTCTTCTCGGCGGTGAATATGCCCAGTTTTGCTATAACGGCCCGGCAGAAGGATTTCAAGAATTTATCTTGAACCTTTACGGAACCACATTGCCAACGCTAAATTTGGTGCGTCGTAAAGGTTACGATATCGAGCGATTCCATCCACAAACGGATTCCTCGCAGCGACCACCTAAACATATCTGCTGCGAGTATCTGATTCCGACCCGTCGCGAAGAAGGTTAACGCTGGATCTCATCAAGTGCAGGTCTATCCAGATGATGGATATCACCTGCACTTTCAACGACCCATCCCGGCGCCAGCCAAGGACTTTGCTGATAGTCTACCCGCGATAACGAACAGTTGCGCAGGCGCAAACGTCGCTCGGCGTGTGGTGGTAATCCTAAGATAGTCCCTAACAGCGCCCCCAAGGCAATCCCATGACTCACCAACGCGGGCTGACTTCCCTCAGGTAAATCTAGGCAGCTATTCAGGGCAGCGCGCATGCGTGTGGCCAGTTCTGCCATACTTTCCCCGTCTGGGATACGTGCATTTGGCGTACCATCAACCATCTGCTTACGCCACTTCTCTTCCTCAGGGGAAAGGGAATCAAGCAAACGCTCTTCTAATACGCCCATATGCAGTTCGCGCAGGCGCGGATCGAGGATAAGCTCACATCCACAGGCATCAGCGATGGCCTGCCCTGTTTGGCGAGTCCGTCCCAGATCGCTGGCAATAACATGCGTGATCCCCATCTGGCTCAAACGCGCCGCTACCTGATGCGCTTGAAGTTCTCCTAACTCGGTCAATGGACTGTTGGATTGTCCCTGAATCCGGCGTTCTGCGTTCCACTCGGTTTCACCGTGGCGAATAAGATA
This is a stretch of genomic DNA from Hafnia alvei. It encodes these proteins:
- the gpmB gene encoding 2,3-diphosphoglycerate-dependent phosphoglycerate mutase GpmB, whose amino-acid sequence is MTQVYLIRHGETEWNAERRIQGQSNSPLTELGELQAHQVAARLSQMGITHVIASDLGRTRQTGQAIADACGCELILDPRLRELHMGVLEERLLDSLSPEEEKWRKQMVDGTPNARIPDGESMAELATRMRAALNSCLDLPEGSQPALVSHGIALGALLGTILGLPPHAERRLRLRNCSLSRVDYQQSPWLAPGWVVESAGDIHHLDRPALDEIQR
- the creA gene encoding protein CreA, with product MTAMLSAAHAEQIGSVDTVFKILGPDHKIVVEAFDDPDIKNVTCYISRAKTGGIKGGLGLAEDTADAAISCQQVGPIAISEKIKNKKSDGEVVFRKRTSLVFKKLQVVRFYDPARNALVYLTYSDKVVDGSPKNAISAVPIMPWATAETSVPAAAAAQ
- the robA gene encoding MDR efflux pump AcrAB transcriptional activator RobA, whose protein sequence is MDQASIIRDLLSWLEGHLDQPLSLDNVAAKAGYSKWHLQRMFKEVTGQAIGAYIRARRLSKAAVALRLTSRPILDIALQYRFDSQQTFTRAFKKQFNQTPALYRRAEDWHAYGMCPPIRLGLSNLIQPEFITLPSISLVGITQCYTCTLEQISKVRTELRSQFWHDFLHDVKNIPPVLYGLHHSRPSLDKDDEQEVLYTTALEIEHLPLDVTKEVQSITLLGGEYAQFCYNGPAEGFQEFILNLYGTTLPTLNLVRRKGYDIERFHPQTDSSQRPPKHICCEYLIPTRREEG